The genomic interval CCGCCCTCAGTCAAAGCGCAGGTATGATACCCACCTGCCGCAATGGCCACGACGCCGCTCCCCAACCCAACTACATCTACCGGCGCATTACGGTTCGTCATCGTTCCATCGCCCAGTTGGCCATACCTGTTCCAGCCCCAGCACTTGATCCCACCGCCCTCAGTCAAAGCGCAAGTGTGCTGCCCACCAGCGGCGATAGCCACTACGCCACTCCCCAGCCCAACTACATCCACGGGTGCGCTACGGTCTGTCATCGTCCCATCACCCAGTTGACCGGCCGAGTTATAGCCCCAGCACTTGACTCTACCTCCCGTGATCAAAGCGCAGGTGTGCAGCCAACCCGCAGCGATGGCTATGACGCCGCTCTCTAGCCCACGCACATCTACTGGCACGCTACGGTTCACTGTCGTCCCATCGCCCAGTTGACCAAACCTATTGCTGCCCCAGCACTTGACCCTACCGCCTGCGGTCAAAACACAGGTATGTCCCCCACCGGTAGCAATGGCCCTCACGTTACTCCCTAGCCCATTCACATCCACTGGCTCGCTGTGCCACGTCGTCGTCCCATCGCCCAATTCACCAAACCTATTGCTGCCCCAGCATTTGACCCCACCGCCCGTGGTCAGAGCGCACGTGTGATCCCCACCTGTAGCGATGTCCATGACGCTGCTCTCTAGCCCACTCACATCTACCGGTACGTTGCGCCACAGCACCGTCCCATCGCCCAGCTGACCATGCCCATTCCAGCCCCAGCATTTG from Blastocatellia bacterium carries:
- a CDS encoding RCC1 repeat-containing protein; translated protein: MLASAGTLVGDELPPLQDISSITAGGNHTCALTRGGGVKCWGSNSSGQLGDGTTTNNNVPVDVVGLGSGIRAIAAGGNHTCALTTGGGVKCWGSNSSGQLGDGTTADNSVPVDVHGLESGVVAIAAGWSHTCALTAGGGVKCWGRNSFGQLGDGTTTSRNVPVDVSGLGRGIKAITAGGNHTCVLTTGGGVKCWGSNSSGQLGDGTTTNRSAPADVDGLGSGIVAIAAGVYHTCALATDGGVKCWGWNGHGQLGDGTVLWRNVPVDVSGLESSVMDIATGGDHTCALTTGGGVKCWGSNRFGELGDGTTTWHSEPVDVNGLGSNVRAIATGGGHTCVLTAGGRVKCWGSNRFGQLGDGTTVNRSVPVDVRGLESGVIAIAAGWLHTCALITGGRVKCWGYNSAGQLGDGTMTDRSAPVDVVGLGSGVVAIAAGGQHTCALTEGGGIKCWGWNRYGQLGDGTMTNRNAPVDVVGLGSGVVAIAAGGYHTCALTEGG